The genomic region GAAGGAATCTGGTTACCTTGAAGTCGCCTAATGGCGGCTTTTTTGGTTTATTTGTGTAGTTGTATCAAGCACTTGTTGAAACCAAGCTTCTGAGCTTGTGGGTGTGATAATAAACTAGATTAGGAGCGTTCTTGAGATTATAACGATATCGTTAAGGGTAAGAGTTGTTAATTAGAGGAAATAATGACCAATACCAGGAGGTTAATTATGAACCAATATAACAGTCCATCCGATATCGCGATTCTTGGCATGGGAACGGCTCTACCTGCTCACGCCGTAGCGCAGTCAGACATTGCAGAGCTGATCGCTTCTTCTCTTCAGAATCGGCCGGATTTGGCCCGTTTTGCCAGGCGAATATTCAAGTCCTGTGGTGTTGAAACACGATATACCGTGGAACCGAGCTATCTGGGTTCACTGGAAGAATGCCGTTATCTGCCCTCTGGTGATGTATCAGACATCCCGACAACCGAAGAACGAATGAATACATACAAGCGAGAGGCGCTTCCGCTCGGGATCGAGGCGGCAGAGAGAGCACTGAAGGATTCAGGCGTGTCTCCAAAGAGCATCACGCATATCATCACGGTCAGCTGCACGGGTCAATACTTGCCGGGTCTGGATGTTATGCTCATCCGTCACTTGGGTTTGTCTGCCCGAGTTAATCGACTGCCACTGATCTTTCAAGGGTGTGCCGCAGGGTTGAAAGCCATTCAGATGGCACGAGATGTCGTGCAGGGTGCTCCGGGGTCACAGGTTCTTGTTGTCTGTGTAGAGTTGTGCACACTTCATTTTCAGCCGGTGCAAGATCGGGAAGCGCTGTTTGCAGCTTCATTCTTCGGAGATGCTGCTTCTTCTTGTGTGGTGGGTAACCCAGAACCTCAGCATAAGAATGTTCTGAGTCTGGGAACGGGTTACTCTGTGCTTCTTCCGGATTCAACTGAAGATATGACATGGGAGGTCGGGAACCTGGGATATGATCTGTATCTATCACCTCGTATTCCGAAGCTGCTGGGTTTTCATCTGGAAGAGGAGCTGCGTCTGCTACTTCAAAGTGAACAGCTTCCTGAACTGTGGGCTATCCATCCGGGAGGTCGCGGAATAGTGGACTCTGTGCAGAATGTCATGAAGCTGCGAGACGAGCAAACGAAATACAGCAGGGATGTCCTCAGAACGTTTGGTAACTTATCCTCCAACACCATTTTGTTTGTACTGAATGCGATGCGTGAGGACATGAAGGCACAGGAGCAACCA from Paenibacillus sp. FSL R5-0341 harbors:
- a CDS encoding type III polyketide synthase — encoded protein: MNQYNSPSDIAILGMGTALPAHAVAQSDIAELIASSLQNRPDLARFARRIFKSCGVETRYTVEPSYLGSLEECRYLPSGDVSDIPTTEERMNTYKREALPLGIEAAERALKDSGVSPKSITHIITVSCTGQYLPGLDVMLIRHLGLSARVNRLPLIFQGCAAGLKAIQMARDVVQGAPGSQVLVVCVELCTLHFQPVQDREALFAASFFGDAASSCVVGNPEPQHKNVLSLGTGYSVLLPDSTEDMTWEVGNLGYDLYLSPRIPKLLGFHLEEELRLLLQSEQLPELWAIHPGGRGIVDSVQNVMKLRDEQTKYSRDVLRTFGNLSSNTILFVLNAMREDMKAQEQPATEGVAMAFGPGLTAELMKFTYVPSLSSVMEEHDHVLL